Proteins found in one Nostoc sp. NIES-3756 genomic segment:
- a CDS encoding photosystem I reaction center protein subunit XI: MAQAVDASKNSPSDPRNREVVFPAGRDPQWGNLETPVNASYLTKSYINNLPAYRANLTPFRRGLEVGMAHGYWIFGPFAKLGPLRDTPNANLAGLLASIGLVVILTAALSLYASSNPPQPLATVTATPPDAFQSREGWNNFASAFLIGGIGGAVVAYFLTSNIALIQGLFG, translated from the coding sequence ATGGCGCAAGCAGTAGACGCATCAAAAAATTCCCCTAGCGATCCTAGAAATCGGGAAGTGGTTTTTCCAGCCGGACGTGATCCTCAATGGGGTAACTTAGAAACCCCTGTTAATGCTTCTTACTTAACCAAGTCGTACATTAACAATCTACCTGCCTATCGTGCAAATCTCACACCTTTTAGACGTGGGTTAGAAGTTGGGATGGCTCACGGTTACTGGATTTTTGGCCCCTTCGCTAAATTAGGCCCCCTGCGTGATACACCTAATGCTAACCTTGCTGGATTACTAGCAAGCATTGGCTTAGTTGTCATTCTAACCGCCGCTTTATCTCTATACGCTAGCAGCAATCCTCCCCAACCCCTGGCTACTGTAACTGCAACTCCTCCTGATGCTTTCCAATCTAGGGAAGGCTGGAACAATTTTGCCAGTGCTTTCTTAATTGGTGGTATTGGTGGTGCAGTAGTTGCTTACTTCTTGACTAGCAATATTGCTCTGATTCAAGGTCTATTCGGCTAA
- the psaJ gene encoding photosystem I reaction center subunit IX has product MAEKTDQSAYLLKFISTAPVAATIWLTITAGILIEFNRFFPDLLFHPLP; this is encoded by the coding sequence ATGGCAGAAAAAACTGATCAATCCGCCTACTTACTCAAGTTCATTTCCACAGCACCCGTAGCTGCTACTATCTGGTTGACCATCACAGCCGGAATTTTGATTGAGTTCAATCGCTTTTTTCCAGATTTACTTTTTCATCCCCTACCATAA
- a CDS encoding Photosystem I reaction center subunit III, which yields MRRLFALILVICLSFSFAPPAKALGANLTPCAENPAFQALAKNARNTTADPKSGQKRFERYSQELCGPEGYPHLIVDGRLDKAGDFLIPSILFLYIAGWIGWVGRAYLQTVQKGNDSEQKEIQIDLSIALPIILSGFTWPLAAVKELLSGELTAKDSEITVSPR from the coding sequence ATGCGTCGATTGTTTGCTTTGATTTTGGTGATTTGTCTGTCGTTCAGCTTTGCTCCTCCAGCAAAAGCCTTGGGAGCTAACCTGACACCTTGTGCAGAAAATCCAGCATTCCAAGCACTGGCAAAAAATGCCCGCAATACTACAGCTGATCCCAAATCAGGACAAAAACGTTTTGAGCGTTATTCTCAAGAACTTTGCGGGCCAGAAGGTTATCCTCACCTGATTGTAGATGGTCGTCTTGACAAAGCTGGTGATTTTCTAATTCCTAGCATCCTCTTCCTCTACATTGCTGGTTGGATTGGTTGGGTAGGTCGTGCTTACTTACAAACAGTTCAGAAGGGTAATGACTCTGAACAAAAAGAAATCCAAATCGATTTGAGTATTGCTCTACCCATAATCCTCAGTGGGTTTACTTGGCCGCTAGCCGCAGTTAAAGAACTCCTGTCTGGTGAATTAACCGCTAAGGATTCTGAAATTACTGTTTCTCCCCGCTAA
- the tsaD gene encoding tRNA (adenosine(37)-N6)-threonylcarbamoyltransferase complex transferase subunit TsaD — translation MTTVLAIETSCDETAVAIVKNRQVCSSIVASQIPVHQQYGGVVPEVASRAHLETINDAIAQAMAQAQLDWGKIDGIAATCAPGLVGALLVGLTAAKTLAILHDKPFLGVHHLEGHIYATYLSEPTLDPPFLSLLVSGGHTSLIYVKECGVYETLGETRDDAAGEAFDKVARLLKLGYPGGPVIDKLAQTGDPQAFVLPEGKVSLPGGGFHRYDGSFSGLKTAVLRLVQQLEKEGDKLPTEDIAASFQTTVAKALTKRAIACALDYGLDTIAVGGGVAANSGLRKHLQAAATENNLRVLFPPLKFCTDNAAMIACAAADHLSRGHTSPLTLGVESRLSLSQVMKLYQ, via the coding sequence ATGACAACTGTTTTAGCAATCGAAACCAGCTGTGATGAAACTGCCGTAGCAATTGTAAAGAATCGTCAAGTTTGCAGTAGTATCGTAGCTTCGCAAATACCAGTTCACCAACAGTATGGGGGTGTAGTACCGGAAGTAGCCTCACGAGCGCATTTGGAAACGATAAATGACGCGATCGCCCAAGCGATGGCACAAGCTCAACTAGATTGGGGTAAAATCGACGGGATCGCTGCCACTTGTGCGCCTGGACTTGTAGGAGCGCTGTTAGTGGGGCTAACTGCTGCCAAAACTTTAGCAATTTTACACGATAAACCATTTTTGGGAGTTCACCACCTCGAAGGTCACATCTACGCGACTTATTTGAGTGAGCCAACTTTAGATCCCCCTTTTCTTAGCTTACTTGTTTCTGGAGGACATACAAGCTTAATTTACGTTAAAGAATGTGGCGTGTATGAAACCCTGGGGGAAACTCGTGATGATGCAGCTGGGGAAGCCTTTGATAAAGTTGCTAGGTTATTGAAGTTAGGTTATCCCGGTGGCCCTGTGATTGACAAACTAGCTCAAACAGGCGATCCCCAAGCTTTTGTTTTGCCAGAAGGAAAAGTGTCTTTACCGGGTGGAGGATTCCATCGCTATGACGGCAGTTTTAGCGGCTTAAAGACGGCTGTATTACGTTTAGTGCAGCAATTAGAGAAAGAGGGAGATAAACTGCCAACAGAGGACATTGCCGCCAGCTTTCAGACAACTGTAGCTAAGGCTTTAACCAAAAGAGCGATCGCCTGTGCTTTAGACTATGGTTTAGATACCATTGCCGTAGGTGGGGGAGTAGCCGCCAATAGTGGTTTAAGAAAACACCTACAAGCAGCAGCCACAGAAAATAACCTCCGCGTCCTCTTTCCACCCCTAAAATTCTGTACCGATAACGCCGCCATGATAGCCTGCGCCGCCGCAGACCATTTATCACGCGGACACACCTCCCCCCTAACTCTAGGTGTAGAGTCACGGCTAAGTCTAAGCCAAGTAATGAAGTTGTATCAGTAG
- a CDS encoding alpha/beta fold hydrolase, translated as MATIEILGFPHAYELTAPTSCPDALVFIHGWLNSREYWQPVISRLSMDLQCLSYDLRGFGDSQSQLESDFHRELGSVGLSAQSVQDINLSLESVYTPAAYAQDLAALLKQLNINSAWLVGHSLGGTIALWAASQMPECIKGVICINAGGGIYLKEAFEQFRLAGQRFLQLRPRWLSQVPLIDLLFTRASVSRPLDRQWARQRVIDFIVADPEAALGALLDSTTEEEVNRLPKLVSQLKQPVYFLAGTDDKVMEPKYVRHLASFHRLFQYCGDNVIEIPNCGHLAMLEQPDAVANHIRELVISH; from the coding sequence ATGGCAACTATTGAAATCTTGGGCTTTCCACACGCATACGAGCTGACAGCCCCTACATCCTGCCCTGATGCTCTAGTATTTATTCACGGTTGGCTCAATAGCCGTGAATATTGGCAACCTGTCATTTCCCGGTTGTCAATGGATTTACAGTGTTTATCCTATGATTTACGCGGCTTTGGGGACTCTCAGTCACAGTTAGAAAGTGATTTTCACCGAGAGCTTGGTTCTGTCGGTTTATCGGCTCAGTCTGTGCAAGATATAAATTTATCCTTAGAGTCTGTCTATACACCAGCTGCCTATGCTCAAGATTTGGCTGCACTGTTGAAACAGCTAAATATTAATAGTGCTTGGCTAGTTGGTCATTCATTAGGAGGTACGATCGCTCTATGGGCAGCATCACAAATGCCTGAGTGTATCAAGGGTGTCATTTGTATCAACGCAGGCGGTGGTATTTATCTCAAAGAAGCTTTTGAACAGTTCCGTTTAGCAGGACAGCGATTTTTACAACTCCGTCCCCGTTGGTTATCCCAAGTACCTCTGATTGATTTACTCTTCACCAGAGCTAGTGTATCTCGTCCCTTAGACCGTCAGTGGGCGCGTCAGCGAGTCATAGATTTTATCGTTGCTGACCCGGAAGCAGCTTTAGGCGCGTTGTTAGACTCCACAACCGAGGAAGAAGTTAACCGTTTACCAAAGTTAGTCTCGCAGTTAAAGCAGCCAGTGTATTTCCTGGCTGGGACTGACGATAAAGTAATGGAACCCAAGTATGTACGTCACTTAGCGAGTTTTCATAGGCTTTTCCAATACTGTGGCGACAATGTGATAGAAATTCCTAATTGTGGACATTTAGCAATGTTAGAACAGCCAGATGCAGTTGCAAATCATATTCGGGAATTAGTCATTAGTCATTAG
- a CDS encoding GNAT family N-acetyltransferase, translating into MGFWKTWFSTPESGTSKTQSFEEHTVDATGNSNPKSDASAGTRNAERIVFSTERDIDLYELEELCDAVGWSRRPLRKVKKAIEHSFLVASMWQVRGNQRRLIGFARATSDHAFNATIWDVVVHPDFQSKGLGKALMKYVLKKLRSEEISNVTLFADPHVVDFYRTMGFMPDPEGIKGMFWYPH; encoded by the coding sequence ATGGGTTTTTGGAAAACTTGGTTTAGTACTCCTGAATCTGGGACAAGTAAAACACAATCCTTTGAAGAGCATACGGTAGACGCTACGGGCAACTCTAACCCGAAAAGCGATGCGTCAGCAGGTACAAGAAATGCAGAACGTATCGTTTTTAGCACCGAGCGAGATATTGACCTGTATGAACTCGAAGAACTTTGTGATGCTGTTGGCTGGTCACGTCGTCCGTTAAGGAAGGTGAAAAAAGCCATTGAGCATAGTTTTCTCGTAGCTTCTATGTGGCAAGTAAGAGGAAACCAAAGACGGCTAATTGGTTTTGCTCGTGCTACCTCAGATCACGCTTTTAACGCCACTATTTGGGATGTGGTAGTTCACCCAGATTTTCAAAGTAAAGGGCTGGGTAAGGCTTTGATGAAGTATGTACTTAAAAAACTCAGGAGTGAAGAAATTAGTAATGTAACTCTCTTTGCTGACCCTCATGTTGTAGACTTTTACCGCACTATGGGTTTCATGCCAGATCCGGAAGGCATAAAAGGAATGTTTTGGTATCCTCATTAA
- a CDS encoding Tic22 family protein → MKALVRWGATLGLLGSTLLGTVYLGSLPAIALSEQQIKEKLDGVPVYLVTNEKGLPLSRPLPAPQNGQKAGGSITGVYMSRQEAQAFINELRNAKNKDPKMEEIIKSLQVTPVPLGVIYQQLQQSKKDPNRLLFAFKPVDQEVKGAMDLLRQTGQQVNQFKSVPMFAVRFAPDQGYVSIKPGSGNEQYIPLFLSKQDAQGLLGQVKQKHPKADIQVLDIDGVIQTLQAKNDPWLSQVVIVPSPESREYIRTLPKNQGSNTPAAPNRNNNTAKPGTRPNSR, encoded by the coding sequence ATGAAAGCATTGGTTCGGTGGGGCGCAACATTAGGTTTGCTAGGAAGTACTTTACTAGGCACAGTATATTTGGGTAGCTTGCCTGCAATTGCGTTATCAGAACAACAAATTAAAGAAAAGTTAGATGGCGTACCTGTTTATTTAGTTACAAATGAAAAAGGTTTACCATTAAGTCGTCCTCTACCAGCTCCACAAAACGGGCAGAAGGCTGGTGGTTCAATCACAGGGGTTTATATGAGCCGTCAAGAGGCTCAGGCTTTTATTAACGAGTTGCGCAACGCTAAAAATAAAGACCCAAAGATGGAAGAAATCATCAAAAGCCTACAGGTGACACCTGTACCGCTAGGGGTGATCTATCAGCAATTGCAACAAAGTAAAAAAGACCCTAATCGTTTGTTGTTCGCTTTTAAACCTGTAGATCAGGAAGTTAAGGGGGCAATGGATTTACTGCGCCAAACCGGTCAACAGGTAAATCAGTTTAAGAGCGTGCCGATGTTTGCTGTCAGATTTGCACCAGATCAGGGTTATGTCTCAATCAAACCAGGTAGTGGCAATGAACAGTACATACCTCTGTTCTTGAGTAAACAGGATGCACAGGGTTTGTTAGGACAAGTCAAGCAAAAACACCCGAAAGCGGATATTCAAGTTCTAGATATAGATGGGGTGATTCAGACTTTACAAGCTAAAAATGATCCTTGGCTGAGTCAAGTTGTCATCGTACCATCACCAGAATCTAGAGAATATATTCGGACTTTACCTAAAAACCAAGGGTCTAACACTCCGGCTGCACCTAACCGCAATAACAATACAGCTAAACCAGGAACAAGACCGAATTCGCGTTAA
- the prmC gene encoding peptide chain release factor N(5)-glutamine methyltransferase: protein MTNQRLNVVSGLQLWQWRTRATQSAIAHNVPVVEVDWLLQEIAGLDRLALRLESFKDWSEIAIDLSLDELDQLWQRRLSDRLPVQYIAGMTPWRNFKLTVSSAVLIPRPETECLIDLAVAAVADSELAPQLQQGHWVDLGTGSGAIALGLADTFREATIHAVDYSREALAIAEQNACNLGLIERIKFYQGRWWEPLNLLKGQVSGMVSNPPYIPSNVVPTLQPEVVNHEPHLALDGGTDGLDAVRHLVEVAPSYLQPGGIWLIEMMAGQAEAVKTLLQQQGNYENIQIHADLAGIERFALARIEY from the coding sequence ATGACAAATCAACGGTTAAATGTAGTTTCTGGTTTACAACTTTGGCAATGGCGCACTAGGGCGACTCAAAGCGCGATCGCTCACAATGTTCCTGTGGTAGAAGTAGACTGGTTATTGCAAGAAATAGCTGGTTTAGACCGTTTGGCACTACGTCTAGAGTCGTTTAAAGATTGGTCTGAGATTGCCATAGATTTATCTTTGGACGAGTTAGACCAGTTGTGGCAAAGGCGATTAAGCGATCGCCTACCCGTACAGTACATCGCTGGGATGACACCTTGGCGCAACTTTAAGCTTACGGTGTCCAGCGCGGTTTTGATTCCCAGACCTGAAACCGAATGCTTGATTGATTTGGCTGTGGCTGCTGTTGCTGATAGTGAACTAGCACCACAGTTACAACAAGGACATTGGGTGGATTTGGGAACCGGGAGTGGGGCGATCGCTTTGGGGTTAGCAGATACTTTCAGGGAGGCGACAATTCACGCTGTTGATTACAGCCGCGAAGCTTTGGCGATCGCCGAGCAAAATGCCTGTAACTTGGGTCTAATTGAGAGGATAAAGTTTTACCAAGGTCGCTGGTGGGAGCCTTTAAACTTACTTAAAGGTCAAGTTAGTGGCATGGTATCTAATCCTCCTTATATTCCCAGTAATGTTGTGCCTACGCTACAACCAGAAGTAGTAAACCATGAACCACATTTAGCCTTAGATGGTGGTACTGATGGCTTAGATGCAGTCCGCCATTTGGTAGAAGTTGCCCCCAGTTATTTACAACCTGGGGGTATATGGTTAATTGAAATGATGGCAGGTCAGGCAGAAGCAGTCAAAACTCTGCTGCAACAGCAAGGAAACTATGAAAATATTCAAATTCATGCTGATTTAGCTGGGATTGAACGCTTCGCCCTAGCACGTATTGAGTACTGA